From the genome of Opisthocomus hoazin isolate bOpiHoa1 chromosome 8, bOpiHoa1.hap1, whole genome shotgun sequence, one region includes:
- the RAB19 gene encoding ras-related protein Rab-19 codes for MPFSGPDDAFDYLFKIILIGDSNVGKTCVVHRFKTGQYAEKQQNTIGVDFTVRSVDIDGKKVKIQVWDTAGQERFRTITQSYYRSAHGAILAYDLTRRSTFESIPHWINEIEKYGAANLVMMLIGNKSDSLDKRQVLFEDACTLAEKHGLLAVLETSAKEAHNIEEVFTLMARELIARNTLQLHGEIPPNSVYLDSRPVIASPSVEKTQCLC; via the exons ATGCCTTTCTCCGGCCCGGACGACGCCTTCGACTACCTCTTCAAGATCATCCTGATCGGGGACTCCAACGTGGGGAAGACGTGCGTGGTGCACCGCTTCAAGACCGGGCAGTACGCCGAGAAGCAGCAGAACACCATCGGCGTCGACTTCACCGTCCGCTCCGTGGACATCGACGGCAAGAAAGTGAAG ATCCAAGTATGGGACACAGCTGGTCAGGAGCGCTTCCGGACGATAACGCAGTCTTATTATAGGAGCGCTCATGGGGCCATCCTCGCCTATGACCTGACTCGGAGGTCCACATTTGAATCCATTCCACACTGGATTAATGAAATTGAGAAGTATGGTGCTGCGAACTTGGTCATGATGTTAATTG GGAACAAATCAGATTCACTGGATAAGCGCCAAGTCCTGTTTGAAGATGCCTGCACACTGGCAGAGAAGCATGGGCTCTTAGCTGTACTGGAGACATCAGCGAAAGAAGCTCACAACATAGAAGAGGTCTTCACGCTGATGGCTCGGGAGCTTATAGCCCGAAATACCTTACAGCTTCACGGAGAGATTCCTCCGAACAGCGTCTATCTGGATTCCAGGCCAGTGATTGCCAGTCCAAGCGTGGAGAAGACCCAGTGCCTCTGCTGA